The genomic DNA GATCATCGCCGCACGGGGTGACGCCTACGTCGAGATCGCCGTACGCGGCGTCGCCGCTCACGCCGGTCGACCCGACGACGGCCGCAACGCGATCTACGGCGCCGCGCGGGTCGTCGAGTCGTTGCGTCGGTGGCATGACGAGCTCAAGGCCGACGCGCACCGGCTCGTCGGCCCGGCCACATGGAACGTCGGCCGCATCGACGGTGGCCACGGCGCGTCGATCGTCCCCGCCGACGCCACGGTGTACGCCGATCGCCGTCTGCTCCCGTCCGAGTCGCCCGCTGAGGTGCTCGCCGACATCCGGGCTCGCGTGGAGTCCCTCGGCCTCGCTGATGACGGCCTCACGGTCGAGGTCACGATGCCGATGGACATGCCGGGTTTCGAGACGCCGCAAGGAGATTCGTTCGTCGCGGCCGTCGACGACGCCCTCGGCCGCGTCGGCGGGCCGGGCCTGCCGCTCGGTGGCTGGACGGCCGCGTGCGACGGCGGGTTCGTCTCGCGCGACTGGGGCGTGCCGACGATCGTGCTCGGCCCGGGCTCGGTCAACGAGCAGGCCCACCGTCCCGATGAGTCCGTCGGCGTCGACGAGCTCGTCACCGCCGCGCGCACCTACGCCCTGGCCGCACTGCGGCTGCTGACCTGAGTCCCGGAGACGCCATGCCACGTATCGGACTGCTCTACCCCGGCCACAGCGCCGAGGACGACTTCCCCGCGCTCGAGACGCGGCTGGCCGGTTCGGTCGACCCGCCGTGGGACCTGCCGCTCGTGCACACCTCCGTCGGGGAGGACGCACACCGCGTCGACGCCCTGCTCGACCTGGGCTCCGACGCGCGGCTGGCCGAGGGCGCTCGTACGCTCGTCGACGCCCACGCCCCGGACGCCGTCATGTGGGCCTGCACGTCGGGGTCGTTCGTGTTCGGGTGGGAGGGCGCACACCGCCAGGTGCGCGAGCTCGCAGCGGTCACCGGTCTGCCGACGTCGTCGACGTCGCTGGCGTTCGCCGACGCGTGCCGGGCGATCGGCGCTCGACGGGTGAGCGTCGTGGCGTCCTACCCCGAGGACGTGGCCCGCGCGTTCGTCGACTTCCTGGCCGCCGCCGGCATCGAGGTGCTCGCGTTGGACAGCAACGACATCATCACCGCCGCCGAGGTCGGCACCCTGGGCCGCGACGACGTCGTACGCCTCGTCCGCGGAGCCGACGTCAGTGCGTCACCGGACGCCGTGCTCGTACCCGACACCGCGATGCACACACTCGACTGGATCGACGAGCTCGAATCTGCCACGGGCACACCGGTGCTCACGGCCAACCAGGTGACGGTGTGGAAAGGTCTTGACCTGGTCGGCGCGGTGCGACCGGTCGCGGGACTGGGTCGGCTGTTCGCCGAAGAGGGAGCAAGAACATGACAACTCAGCTGCGCAGCACGCTCGAACCCGTGCTGCAGGAGTCGACCGCGAGCATGGTCGCCGACCGCGTCCGCGAGGCCATCGCCACCGGTGACATCCCGCCCGGGGCCCAGCTCGGCGAGGCCGACCTCGCCCGCCAGCTCGGCGTCAGCCGTGGTCCGCTGCGCGAGGGGCTGCAACGGCTCACGCAGGAGGGCCTGCTGCTGTCGTACCGCAACCGCGGCCTGTTCGTGATCGAGATGACCGCCGAGCGCGTGCGCGACATGTACGTCGCCCGCCAGGCTGTCGAGCGCGCCGCCGCCGAGCAGGTGCATCAGCGCGGACCGGTCGAAGCCGGCACCGAGCTGCTCGAGGTCATCGCCCGCATGGAGGCGGCCGGCTCCGACGACGAGGCCGTGGCGGACATCGACCGGGAGTTCCACGAACGCCTCGTCGAGCTGTCCGAGAGCCCGCGCCTGGCCGCGATGAACGCCACGCTCATGACCGAGACGCGCATGTGCCTCAACGCGCTCAAGGCGACGTACGCCAGTCACGAGGCGCGGGTCGAGGAGCACCGGGCGATCGCGCAGTCGTTCGTCGACCGCAAGCCGCGCCTCACCGACAAGCTGCTCGTGGCACACATGCGCGACGCCCTCGCCCGTCTGCGCGCCGACTGACCCACCGGCACAAGCCGGCGAGCCGCACACCC from Luteipulveratus halotolerans includes the following:
- a CDS encoding GntR family transcriptional regulator; this translates as MTTQLRSTLEPVLQESTASMVADRVREAIATGDIPPGAQLGEADLARQLGVSRGPLREGLQRLTQEGLLLSYRNRGLFVIEMTAERVRDMYVARQAVERAAAEQVHQRGPVEAGTELLEVIARMEAAGSDDEAVADIDREFHERLVELSESPRLAAMNATLMTETRMCLNALKATYASHEARVEEHRAIAQSFVDRKPRLTDKLLVAHMRDALARLRAD
- a CDS encoding M20 family metallopeptidase, which codes for MSVGTEQLSALESAALDLIDEAALVSCTQRLVRAPGQNPPGEEAATVAVLAEICAELDLDVSTSTVVEGRDNLHALTRDHDGGPALMLLGHTDVVPLGDGWTVEPFGGLLRDGRIHGRGTTDMKGGLAASAVAMSAVQRATRAAGVRLTGPVELAATVDEEATGIGVRHLVGQPQPRAYLGCITAEPTDLQTIIAARGDAYVEIAVRGVAAHAGRPDDGRNAIYGAARVVESLRRWHDELKADAHRLVGPATWNVGRIDGGHGASIVPADATVYADRRLLPSESPAEVLADIRARVESLGLADDGLTVEVTMPMDMPGFETPQGDSFVAAVDDALGRVGGPGLPLGGWTAACDGGFVSRDWGVPTIVLGPGSVNEQAHRPDESVGVDELVTAARTYALAALRLLT
- a CDS encoding maleate cis-trans isomerase family protein — encoded protein: MPRIGLLYPGHSAEDDFPALETRLAGSVDPPWDLPLVHTSVGEDAHRVDALLDLGSDARLAEGARTLVDAHAPDAVMWACTSGSFVFGWEGAHRQVRELAAVTGLPTSSTSLAFADACRAIGARRVSVVASYPEDVARAFVDFLAAAGIEVLALDSNDIITAAEVGTLGRDDVVRLVRGADVSASPDAVLVPDTAMHTLDWIDELESATGTPVLTANQVTVWKGLDLVGAVRPVAGLGRLFAEEGART